In Fusobacterium polymorphum, the following proteins share a genomic window:
- a CDS encoding recombinase family protein encodes MIYGYARVSSKEQTLERQLKILKENGVPKENIYKEFASGKSFTDRVEYKRLLENCSVGDTIIFTSLDRFSRNILETTKALEILEKRGIKAKFLKEGISTEMQGVAKLIISIFSWVAEQERELIKERQRQGYNALAKDNKGRMISSKTGKPVGRKEISLDSRQQKLLEDYKSGKINITKVELAKLLGISRSVLYKKILNEVS; translated from the coding sequence ATGATTTATGGATATGCAAGAGTATCAAGTAAAGAACAGACATTAGAAAGGCAATTAAAAATTTTAAAGGAAAATGGAGTACCTAAAGAAAATATCTATAAAGAGTTTGCAAGTGGTAAGAGCTTCACGGATAGGGTAGAGTATAAAAGGTTATTAGAAAATTGTTCTGTTGGAGATACTATAATATTTACAAGCCTAGATAGGTTCAGCAGAAATATTTTAGAAACTACAAAAGCACTTGAGATTTTAGAAAAAAGAGGCATAAAAGCTAAATTTTTAAAAGAGGGAATAAGTACAGAAATGCAAGGAGTAGCAAAGTTAATAATTTCAATCTTCTCTTGGGTTGCAGAACAAGAAAGAGAGCTGATAAAAGAAAGACAAAGACAAGGTTATAATGCATTAGCTAAGGATAATAAAGGCAGAATGATAAGTAGTAAGACAGGAAAGCCAGTAGGTAGAAAAGAAATTAGCTTAGACAGTAGACAACAAAAACTGTTAGAAGACTATAAAAGTGGCAAAATAAACATTACAAAAGTAGAATTAGCCAAGTTGTTAGGTATAAGTAGGAGTGTCCTATATAAAAAAATTTTGAACGAAGTAAGTTAG